A region from the Triticum aestivum cultivar Chinese Spring chromosome 3D, IWGSC CS RefSeq v2.1, whole genome shotgun sequence genome encodes:
- the LOC123075060 gene encoding BTB/POZ and MATH domain-containing protein 3-like, with the protein MSFAGVSIINYSDATGYSIEVSAASGYHLLVVRGYSRTKYYASTGTVIRSLPFKVGGHRWCIQYFPEGNAAECSGSVSFFLALLDENVTEPLKVQYDFSFVDELEKQDPAYIRANEPHDGLIKRDALEKSKHLNKDCFTILCDLVVATTVDLSIKVPPSTIHQHINDLLLSKEGTDVTFNVGGETFVAHRCVLAAHSTVFKAELFGPVNEGTVASIVQIQDMEAKVFRALLSFVYTDLLPDMEIDMGEEKKGGDEALWLQHLLAAADKYDLQRLKILCEEKLCKHIDVKSVKTISTLAGRHNCCGFKERKSCQDPDSKSHRSSRLRGARYYKHGSHDPTIRAYKSKHMRKLNMSQYRHLQMKKAEKPNYLPDPAEGTRS; encoded by the exons ATGTCATTTGCTGGCGTGTCTATTATCAACTACAGTGACGCCACCGGCTACTCAATCGAAGTCTCCGCGGCCAGCGGGTACCACCTGCTTGTTGTTAGAGGCTACTCGCGTACGAAATACTATGCATCTACCGGCACGGTGATCCGGTCTCTCCCGTTCAAGGTAGGGGGGCATCGCTGGTGCATCCAGTACTTCCCTGAAGGCAACGCGGCCGAGTGTTCCGGCTCGGTCTCCTTCTTCCTCGCCCTTCTCGATGAGAATGTCACCGAGCCTCTCAAGGTGCAGTACGATTTCAGCTTCGTCGACGAGCTTGAGAAGCAGGATCCAGCATATATCCGTGCAAACGAGCCGCACG ATGGTCTCATCAAAAGAGACGCGCTTGAGAAATCGAAGCATCTAAACAAGGATTGTTTCACCATCCTATGCGACCTTGTCGTTGCCACCACGGTTGATCTCTCCATCAAGGTACCACCTTCGACCATACATCAGCATATCAACGACCTCCTCCTGTCCAAGGAAGGCACTGACGTGACATTCAATGTTGGCGGCGAGACGTTCGTCGCCCACCGGTGCGTGCTCGCGGCTCATTCTACTGTCTTCAAGGCAGAGCTCTTTGGCCCCGTGAACGAAGGCACGGTAGCAAGCATTGTGCAAATACAAGACATGGAAGCAAAAGTGTTTAGGGCCTTGCTTAGCTTTGTTTACACCGACTTGCTGCCCGATATGGAGATAGACATGGGGGAGGAGAAAAAGGGTGGCGACGAAGCATTATGGTTGCAACACTTGCTTGCGGCGGCAGATAAATATGATCTCCAAAGACTGAAGATACTATGTGAAGAAAAGCTATGCAAACACATAGACGTGAAGTCAGTGAAAACTATTTCTACTCTAGCTGGGCGGCACAACTGTTGTGGATTCAAAGAG Aggaaaagctgtcaggaccccgattccaagtcacatcgatctagccg gctccgaggagcgagatattacaaacatgggtctcatgacccaacaatcagagcatacaagtcaaagcacatgcggaagcttaacatgtctcagTATaggcatctacaaatgaaaaaggctgagaagcctaactatctaccagatcctgccgagggcacaagatcgtag